Proteins encoded together in one Gemmatimonadota bacterium DH-78 window:
- a CDS encoding Rid family detoxifying hydrolase: MPRTPLHSPTAQAVGPYSHGIDDGRYVFCSGQTPIDPATGALHAGGVDAQTHQCFDHLFSVLADAGLGPEHVVKVNVYLRDMADFPAMNEAYQSRFEAPFPARTTIGVAGLPLDARVEIELIAKRDEG, from the coding sequence ATGCCCCGCACCCCTCTCCACAGCCCCACCGCCCAGGCCGTCGGCCCGTACTCGCACGGCATCGACGACGGACGCTACGTGTTCTGCTCCGGGCAGACCCCGATCGATCCCGCCACCGGCGCGCTCCACGCCGGGGGTGTCGACGCCCAGACCCACCAGTGCTTCGACCACCTGTTCTCGGTGCTGGCCGACGCCGGACTGGGCCCCGAGCATGTGGTGAAGGTGAACGTCTATCTGCGCGACATGGCCGACTTCCCCGCCATGAACGAGGCGTATCAGTCGCGCTTCGAAGCGCCCTTCCCCGCCCGCACCACGATCGGTGTGGCCGGCCTGCCGCTCGACGCGCGGGTGGAGATCGAGCTGATCGCGAAACGCGACGAGGGCTGA
- a CDS encoding Mur ligase family protein — protein sequence MHYHLIGIAGTAMGSLAGLLAAKGHRVTGSDHGVYPPMSTLLDDMGIPWVDGFSPDNLTPTPDRVVVGNAISRGNVELEAVLDRRLFYTSAADTIKNEFLRDRRVLAVAGTHGKTTTTSILSWLLECAGLEPSFLIGGVAENFGTSFRLTDSDLFVIEADEYDTAYFDKGPKMWHYLPHVGVVTNVEFDHADIYRDDEAYRFAFERFVNLVPRSGRLVVGWDTPVARELAAGAHAPVVSVGLPSDDEAAQRGADGKARVPEAPADDAGGASDAPAPIGRWRADAIEAGPDGTRFTVVRDGTPLGRVTMPLSGVFNVRNAMAALAAGEAVGAEVDAMIEGLTTFRTVRRRMEVRGEAGGVIVIDDFAHHPTAVGATLEAVRDRFPGRRIVAVFEPRSYTAQLRRFQEGYRGALARADRVWLAGLFRPERYDATTGLDPVELSTELTAQGIPADHRDTVPELVEGITADAAPGDVVVVMSNGGFGGIHGRLLEALGNG from the coding sequence GTGCACTATCACCTGATCGGTATCGCCGGCACCGCCATGGGCTCGCTCGCCGGACTCCTGGCGGCGAAGGGCCACCGCGTGACCGGCTCCGACCACGGCGTCTATCCCCCCATGTCGACGCTGCTCGACGACATGGGCATTCCCTGGGTCGACGGCTTCTCGCCCGACAATCTCACCCCCACCCCCGACCGCGTGGTGGTCGGCAACGCCATCAGTCGCGGCAATGTCGAGCTCGAGGCGGTGCTCGACCGGCGGCTCTTCTACACCTCGGCCGCCGACACCATCAAGAACGAGTTCCTGCGCGACCGACGGGTGCTCGCCGTGGCCGGCACCCACGGCAAGACGACCACCACCTCGATCCTGTCGTGGCTGCTCGAGTGCGCCGGTCTCGAGCCCTCGTTCCTGATCGGGGGGGTGGCCGAGAACTTCGGCACCTCTTTCCGACTCACCGACAGCGACCTCTTCGTGATCGAGGCCGACGAGTACGACACGGCCTATTTCGACAAGGGTCCCAAGATGTGGCACTATCTGCCGCATGTGGGAGTGGTGACCAATGTCGAGTTCGATCACGCCGACATCTATCGCGACGACGAGGCCTACCGCTTCGCCTTCGAGCGCTTCGTGAATCTGGTGCCCCGCTCGGGCCGCCTGGTGGTCGGCTGGGACACCCCGGTCGCGCGCGAACTCGCCGCCGGAGCGCACGCCCCGGTGGTGTCGGTGGGACTCCCTTCCGACGACGAGGCGGCGCAGCGTGGGGCGGATGGGAAGGCGCGAGTCCCGGAGGCACCGGCGGATGACGCGGGCGGAGCTTCGGATGCACCCGCACCGATCGGCCGCTGGCGAGCGGATGCGATCGAGGCCGGCCCGGACGGCACCCGCTTCACGGTGGTGCGCGACGGCACCCCGCTTGGGCGGGTGACCATGCCGCTCTCCGGGGTGTTCAACGTGCGCAATGCCATGGCCGCGCTGGCCGCCGGGGAGGCGGTCGGCGCCGAAGTCGACGCCATGATCGAGGGCCTCACCACCTTCCGCACCGTGCGGCGGCGCATGGAGGTACGCGGCGAGGCCGGGGGCGTGATCGTGATCGACGACTTCGCCCACCACCCGACCGCGGTGGGCGCCACCCTCGAGGCCGTGCGCGACCGCTTTCCGGGCCGCCGGATCGTGGCGGTGTTCGAGCCGCGCAGCTACACCGCCCAGCTCCGCCGCTTTCAGGAGGGGTACCGGGGCGCCCTCGCCCGAGCCGATCGAGTGTGGCTCGCCGGGCTGTTCCGACCGGAGCGCTACGACGCCACCACCGGGCTCGACCCCGTCGAGCTCAGCACCGAACTGACCGCGCAGGGCATCCCCGCCGACCATCGCGACACCGTGCCCGAGCTGGTCGAAGGCATCACCGCCGACGCCGCCCCCGGCGATGTGGTGGTGGTGATGTCGAACGGGGGGTTCGGCGGGATCCACGGGCGACTGCTGGAGGCGCTCGGCAACGGCTGA